One segment of Anopheles stephensi strain Indian chromosome 3, UCI_ANSTEP_V1.0, whole genome shotgun sequence DNA contains the following:
- the LOC118513283 gene encoding ATP-dependent RNA helicase me31b, which produces MMTETLNSNNHLSQKGENNKVGDMGWKAKLKIPPKDTRVKTSDVTDTRGNEFEEFCLKRPLLMGIFEKGWEKPSPIQEAAIPIALVGKDILARAKNGTGKTGAYSIPVLEQVDPTKDYIQALIIVPTRELALQTSQICIELAKHMNIRVMVTTGGTNLKDDIMRIYQKVQVIIATPGRILDLMDKEVANMSQCRMLVLDEADKLLSQDFKGMLDHVIMRLPKERQILLFSATFPLSVKNFMEKHLRDPYEINLMEELTLKGVTQYYAFVQERQKVHCLNTLFSKLQINQSIIFCNSTQRVELLAKKITELGYCCYYIHARMQQAHRNRVFHDFRSGLCRNLVCSDLFTRGIDVQAVNVVINFDFPKMAETYLHRIGRSGRFGHLGIAINLITYEDRFDLHRIEKELGTEIKPIPKVIDPALYVPRPDDPNSAQEEQNVSK; this is translated from the exons ATGATGACTGAAACGTTGAATTCGAATAATCATCTCAGCCAGAAAGG CGAGAACAACAAAGTTGGTGACATGGGATGGAAGGCCAAACTTAAAATACCGCCCAAAGATACTAGAGTTAAGACTAGT GATGTTACTGATACCCGAGGAAACGAGTTTGAGGAGTTTTGCCTGAAACGGCCACTGTTGATGGGCATCTTCGAGAAGGGTTGGGAGAAACCTTCCCCAATCCAAGAGGCGGCCATACCGATCGCCCTGGTCGGTAAGGACATACTGGCGCGAGCGAAGAACGGTACCGGCAAGACGGGCGCGTACAGCATCCCTGTACTGGAGCAGGTCGATCCGACCAAGGATTACATCCAGGCCCTGATCATAGTGCCGACGCGCGAGCTGGCCCTGCAGACGTCACAGATCTGCATCGAGCTGGCGAAGCACATGAACATTCGCGTCATGGTGACCACCGGCGGAACGAACCTGAAGGACGATATCATGAGAATTTATCAGAAAG TTCAAGTGATCATTGCCACGCCCGGTCGTATCCTCGATCTCATGGACAAAGAGGTGGCCAACATGTCCCAGTGCCGGATGCTAGTATTAGACGAGGCGGATAAGCTGCTGTCGCAGGACTTTAAAGGCATGCTGGATCATGTCATTATGAGATTGCCAAAGGAGCGCCAGATACTGCTGTTCTCCGCGACATTCCCACTGAGCGTGAAGAACTTTATGGAGAAGCATCTGCGCGATCCGTACGAGATCAATCTGATGGAGGAGCTGACGCTGAAGGGTGTCACGCAGTACTACGCATTCGTGCAGGAACGCCAGAAGGTGCACTGTCTGAACACGCTCTTCTCGAAGCTGCAGATCAACCAGTCGATCATCTTCTGCAATTCGACGCAGCGTGTCGAACTGCTCGCGAAAAAGATTACCGAGCTgggctactgctgctactacatCCACGCCCGTATGCAGCAGGCCCACCGGAACCGTGTGTTCCACGACTTCCGATCGGGTCTGTGCCGGAATTTGGTGTGCTCCGATCTCTTCACTCGTGGTATCGACGTACAGGCTGTGAACGTTgtaattaattttgatttcccCAAGATGGCAGAGACCTACCTGCACAGAATCGGTAGATCCGGACGTTTCGGACATTTGG GTATCGCCATCAATCTAATCACCTACGAGGATCGTTTCGATCTTCACCGCATTGAGAAGGAGCTGGGCACGGAAATTAAGCCCATCCCGAAGGTGATCGATCCGGCACTGTACGTACCGCGGCCGGATGATCCAAACAGCGCGCAAGAGGAGCAAAACGTTAGTAAATAA
- the LOC118513287 gene encoding membrane magnesium transporter 1 — MAIFNKIQIAIGFLSLLHAAYSAAQHRSYLRITEQEFTQLPIDIIFQAIASLIYIIYNILQVVGDFKEIRAAVDLQAKSWETLANIPSFYTFNHRGKALSPVYEQPNPEAYDRPYTSEAYLD, encoded by the exons atggcaattttcaataaaattcaaattgcaATCGGCTTCCTGTCCCTGCTCCATGCGGCATATTCTGCCGCCCAGC ACCGGTCATATCTTCGGATCACGGAACAGGAATTCACCCAGCTACCGATCGAT ATAATATTTCAAGCTATCGCCAGCTTGATCTACATAATCTACAACATACTGCAAGTGGTGGGTGATTTCAAGGAAATTCGTGCCGCGGTCGATTTGCAGGCCAAATCGTGGGAAACTCTGGCAAACATTCCCTCGTTTTACACCTTCAATCATCGTGGTAAGGCGCTCTCTCCCGTGTACGAACAACCAAACCCCGAAGCATATGACCGTCCGTACACATCGGAGGCCTATCTGGATTAG
- the LOC118513280 gene encoding T-cell activation inhibitor, mitochondrial: MYIFITKCTSRYSVPSTLLFRRMISSSEVATALRPFYFAVHPDLFGRYPQQRQVNEDSLKLLSAHLESLLSQKRVLPSTPRTLPFYIRASNAPQDRGTFNLVKVPLERTVDTKLVLRRILESCNLSTEYVDKMPATKNSTPSSSSNHEEGFQQQYQQSFYYRKRSEYNFGKEEDADNEDGSPFEKEFDLFQFRIKKVRENETLKKWLRKQVVTAAVRTKAVQELQEEVEKLREDVTKRLGLREIIYDCGWNVEHFRGCLKSLEKLSELHPGALDGLRDRTLVFAAFTGVSLEGHVMLFTGDVQRNWLELIKTIDKHDSYLSKLPAYEYALSQVLRNIRIGRRKFMPKAQAMAYASHLRKITTALLDYLGKSKFPKSWPMDLSQFELVVESEAGPLMVSPTGQLIVPATCPGSLLVDFLTNHLAEALEKQSSYDRQKHIERDLHARCVAQFRLLSLTKDDSVTPDRMIECLEKLLAQGVKDGLELADLNLTITTYYSVLADGTVCIPWDWKQ; the protein is encoded by the exons ATGTACATTTTCATCACAAAATG TACGTCCCGATATTCGGTTCCGAGCACGCTGCTTTTCCGTCGGATGATCAGCTCGTCGGAAGTGGCGACCGCGCTACGACCTTTTTACTTTGCCGTTCACCCGGATCTGTTTGGTCGCTATCCACAGCAACGGCAGGTGAACGAAGACTCACTGAAGCTGCTCAGTGCCCATCTGGAATCGTTACTCAGCCAGAAACGAGTGCTTCCGTCGACTCCCCGGACGCTTCCATTCTACATACGGGCATCGAATGCACCGCAAGATCGGGGCACATTTAATCTCGTGAAGGTACCGCTCGAGCGCACGGTCGATACCAAGCTAGTGCTGCGAAGAATACTCGAATCCTGTAACCTATCGACGGAGTATGTCGATAAGATGCCTGCAACTAAAAATAGCACACCGTCATCGTCCAGCAACCACGAGGAAGGCTTTCAGCAGCAGTATCAACAGTCGTTTTACTACCGGAAACGATCGGAGTACAATTTCGGCAAAGAAGAGGACGCGGACAACGAAGATGGCTCTCCGTTCGAGAAGGAGTTCGATTTGTTTCAGTTTAGGATCAAGAAAGTGCGCGAAAACGAAACGCTCAA GAAATGGCTTCGGAAGCAGGTTGTCACGGCAGCGGTACGTACGAAAGCCGTACAGGAGTTGCAGGAAGAGGTTGAGAAGCTGCGGGAGGATGTAACGAAACGCTTGGGACTTCGGGAGATAATTTACGATTGTGGCTGGAACGTGGAACACTTTCGCGGTTGCTTGAAGAGCCTGGAAAAGCTATCCGAACTGCATCCGGGAGCGTTGGATGGGTTAAGGGATCGAACGCTTGTGTTTGCCGCGTTCACGGGCGTCAGTCTTGAAGGGCACGTGATGCTATTTACCGGCGATGTTCAACGAAACTGGTTGGAG TTGATCAAGACAATCGACAAACACGATAGCTACCTGAGCAAATTGCCTGCGTACGAGTATGCGTTGTCGCAGGTGCTTCGCAATATTCGCATCGGCCGGCGAAAGTTTATGCCAAAAGCGCAAGCCATGGCGTACGCATCGCATCTGCGCAAAATAACGACCGCACTGTTGGATTATCTCGGTAAATCAAAGTTTCCCAAGTCATGGCCGATGGATCTGTCGCAGTTTGAGCTGGTGGTCGAATCGGAAGCTGGCCCTCTGATGGTTAGTCCCACCGGGCAGTTGATCGTTCCGGCCACCTGTCCCGGATCGTTGCTGGTAGACTTTCTTACCAACCATCTGGCGGAGGCACTCGAAAAGCAAAGTTCATACGATCGCCAAAAACACATCGAGCGCGATCTGCATGCACGCTGTGTGGCACAGTTTCGGTTGCTGTCGCTTACGAAGGACGATTCCGTGACGCCGGATCGGATGATCGAGTGTTTGGAGAAATTGCTGGCACAGGGAGTGAAGGATGGGCTGGAGCTGGCCGATTTGAATCTTACCATTACGACGTACTACTCCGTACTGGCCGACGGAACGGTATGCATACCGTGGGACTGGAAGCAATAA
- the LOC118513286 gene encoding CKLF-like MARVEL transmembrane domain-containing protein 4, translating into MSEFTQTATVTQQQTVVQPYIRYDPEYVRTIPGIVKIVCIVLNLIGFICIEFSYFSYRPQGSFFNTVAMLGFWFSGIMLVFYLFHFCEKFHKIPWLKIELYFCAAWTALYMIASSVAAATTIEAFQAAAFFGYCAMIAYGVDAFLKFTAVRAGEIAQGSRTVHVQQQQQTVSTLTA; encoded by the exons ATGAGTGAATTCACGCAAACCGCCACCGTGACGCAGCAGCAAACCGTCGTCCAGCCGTACATACGGTACGACCCGGAATACGTGCGGACCATCCCGGGCATCGTGAAGATTGTGTGCATCGTGCTCAATCTGATCGGGTTCATCTGCATCGAGTTTTCGTACTTTAGCTACCGGCCCCAAGGTTCCTTCTTCAACACGGTCGCGATGCTTGGATTTTGGTTTAGCGGCATCATGctggtgttttatttgtttcacttttgtGAAAAGTTTCACAAAATCCCTTGGCTAAAAATAGAACTGTACTTCTGTGCCGCCTGGACGGCCCTGTACATGATAGCGTCCTCGGTGGCGGCCGCGACCACCATCGAAGCGTTTCAGGCAGCAGCG TTTTTCGGCTACTGTGCCATGATCGCGTACGGGGTGGACGCGTTTCTTAAGTTTACAGCTGTCCGAGCCGGAGAAATCGCACAAGGATCACGAACCGTCcatgtacagcagcagcagcaaacggtttCGACCCTTACCGCGTAG